Genomic window (Brevinematales bacterium):
GTATCCCGCCGTCAGGAAATGGTTTTCCACCTTCCCGTAGAGCGAACGGTTCATCCCCCGAAGCAGCCTGTCCGGGCGCTGGAATTCGTCGAGGTGCGACGCGAACGAAATCTTGATCATCGACGCGATCTGCGCGGCGGGTATCCCGTGCCCCGATACGTCGGCGACCAGTACTCCGAGACGCCCTTCCGTATCGATATGGAAATCGTAAAAATCCCCGGCCATCCCGGACATCGGGAGGTAACGGCTTTCTATCTTGATTCCGTCTATCGTCGGGATAAGTTTCGGGAGAATGGAAGCATGTATCTTCCGGGCGATGTCGATCTCCTGCTGGATGAGAATATAGTCGCGTTCCGTCTCGTCGATGTTCAGAATCATCACGATGCCCAATAGGAGAAAGTGGACGACAAGCAGGATATCGACCAAAATAAAGTTCGCGTCGATCACGCTGATATTCATCAGGAGATTGAGGATAGTCGCGAATCCCATCGCGAACAGAGAAATGAACAGAACGATTTTTTTATTGTTCTTCGGCGCGTGGATAATATAATACAGGATCGCGCCGATGGAGAATACTATTTCCACAGCGCGGATCAGCTGGTCGGCGAGCCAGAAATCGTGCGTCAATACCTGGAGGAACGATAGCGGGATATAGATTACCGCGATCAGGGACTGGACGAGGATTACTATAAGGAGGAGTTTTTTCCATATCCCCATCCCGAACAGTTCGCGGTAGAACGCCGCGAGGAACGGCGATGTGAGCAGGTAGGTGACCGCCATCAGTTGGTTGTTATAGTAGGGGAGCACGCCGAAAAAGAACGGGAGAAAATAGGAACTGGAAAGGTCGTTCAGCGAGAATGAAAAGAAAAACAGGCTGATATAGAGAAATATTTTTTCGGAATGACGGATGCGGATCAGGTACACCATCAGGAATATGATCGACAGGGTCAGGAACCCGAGGAACGAGACGATATAAAACGCCCCCTTGCCGACGACGTTGTTCAGTGCGTACTCGCCCTTATGTACGCCCACACTGTACTCGCAGAGCTCGAGATCGAGGATGACGAGCTCGCCGCGCGTATCGTAGGCGACACGGAAAAAGAGCGGGCGGCCGGAGTAATCCGGCGGGAGCCGGACTATATGGTGCGTCATTTTATGCCCGGCGGAACCCGGGATGCCGTAACTGTAAATCCGGTTACTGCCGGAATAAACCTCGAACGACGGGAAAAAAGTCATAAAGTACAGCGCGGGATTCCGGTAGTCCCCGCCGGGAAGGGTTTTACTCAGCCATTCGTAACCCGATTCCGGCTTGTCCGCGGGCGGTTTGGACGACCATCCCGCCTGAGCGGAATAGGTCCAGACCGGGACTCCCTGCGCGTCGACAGGAGAATCGCCGATCAGGTATTGCCACTTCTTGGAGTCGAGTTTTACCGATTTTAACTCCGGCGCGAGAATATCCAGCCTGTTCGACGCGACCGCGCTGACCGCGTAGACCTTGCCGGGGAAATCTCCCGTATTTGCGCCGGAATGGCTCCCCATCAGGATAATCGTTTGACCCGCGTCCGTAGCGGATAACGGGATTGTCTCCTGGAGGATGGTTCCGGGTAGGCCGGAAACAGTCTCGAAGCGGGTATTTGTCCCGATAAAGACGGTTAGTTTGTCGAACGAATGAACCAGTATCAGAACGGGGTTTTGCGGCAGTTTTTCAGGCAGAGTCTTGACTGCGGCGAAGTCCTTCCCCATAACGGGCGGGATTTCGGACACATCTTTCATATCGACCTGATTGGAGATCACCAGCGCGGGGTTCGCCGAATACAGGAAATAGTCGGAGTTGGAGAGAATGGTAAATTTCCAGTTCTGCGCGAGGTTTGCCTGATAAGGGCTATCCCCGTTTTTTGCGCATGAAATAGCGAAAATAGACGCGAGTAAAATCGGAATAAGTAATCCCAACCCTTTTTTCATATTACTCTATCCTTTATTATTTTCCGGCGAGCACGCGCCCGATGATAACCCCGTTGATGCCGGCCTGCATCAGCCCGCGCGTGATACCCGCGCCGTCCCCCGCGGCATACAGTCCCCTGACGCTCGATTCGAAACTGTTATCGGTAATGAGGCGGTTCGAGTAAAATTTCACCTCCGCGCCGTAGAGCAGAGTCTCGTCGCTCGCCATACCGGGAAAGATATTATCGAGAGCCTCGATCATCTCCTTGATGTCAAGCATGATCCGGTACGGGAACACAAGGCTCAGGTCGCCGGGCACCGCGTCCTTGAGGGTAGGGCGGATATTGTTCCGCAGGAGGCGGGCATGAGTGGTGCGCCGTCCGCGCTGGAAATCACCGAAGCGCTGGACGATAACCTTGTTCCCGGACAGCATATTCGCCAGATGCGCGATGTATTTACCGTATGCGATCGGGTCTCTGAACGGCTCCGTAAAATGATTGGATACCAGTATCGCGAAATTGGTGTTAGCGGTCTTGTATTCTTCGGATTTATAGCTATGCCCGTTCACCAGCGCGAGGCTGCTGTCGTAGTACTCCGCGGCGACCATCCCGCCGGGGTTCTGGCAGAATGTCCGCGCCATATCGTCGAACGTGCGGGTATAATAGACGAGCTTGCTCTCGTAGAGCGCTTCGTTCGCCTCGCGCATCAGCTCGTTGCGCACCTCGACGCGTACCCCGATATCCACCACTCCCACCCGGGTGTCGATCTTATAGCCGTCGCACAGCTTGTCGAGCCAGTCCGCGCCGTCGCGGCCGACCGCGAGCACGACCGAACCGGCGTAATACTCCCTATCGGCGACCACGCCCCTGACCGTTTTATCCTCGATAATCAGGCTCTTGACGGGGTTCTCGAACTTCATCTCGATATTGCGGGAACGCAGTTCGTTCTCTATTTTAGTGTAGATTTCATAACATTTCTCGGTGCCGATATGGCGGAGACGGGATTCGACCAGTTTCAGGTTGCTCTGGATCGCGAGGCGTTTAATGCGTTCGATGATGTCGGTATGATCCCCGCCGTACACTTTAGTGTCGGCCCCGTAAGAGAGGTAGATTTCGTCCATATAGCCGATGAGGCCGATCAGGGCGTCCTCCGCGACATAGTCGATGAGGTTGCCGCCGATCTCGGTGGAGAGTATCAGTTTCCCGTCGGAGAACGCCCCCGCGCCGGAAAATCCGGTGGTGATATTGCACGGCCTGCATTTCGCGCAAACCCCGGTCTCGCGTTTCGGGCATACGCGTTTCGTGATACTTCGCCCCTTTTCGAGCAGGAGAATTTTCTTATTCGGAGCGAGACGGGAAAGCTCCCATGCGGTGAATATCCCCGCCGGTCCCGCCCCCACGATAATTACGTCATACGTCATATTCGTCCCCTTTAACGGAATAGTGTAACAACGATTCGGAGGGAACGCAAGGAAGAAGGGAGATTAAATTATACGGTAACGTCAGAGGAACAGCAGCAGGCTGACCGCCATTACCGCCATACCGGAGATCAACCCGTAGATAGCCAGATGATGCTCGCCGTATTCATGCGCGGCGGGCAGGAGCTCGTCGAGCGAGATGAATACCATGATACCTCCGACTGCGGAGAACATGACGCCGAAGACCACGTCGTTCATCACCGCCCGCAGGAGAAGGTAGCCGATCAGCGCGCCCAACGGTTCGGCCAGGCCGGACAGGAAGGATAAGAGGAACGCTTTCTTGCGGTTGCCGGTAGCATAATAAATCGGGACGGATACCGAAATACCCTCGGGGATATTATGGATGGCGATCGCGACCGCGATGGCGATGCCGAGCTTGGGGTCTTTTAACGCGCTCGCGAAGGTGGCTAGCCCCTCCGGGAAGTTATGGATAGCGATGGCGAGCGCGGCGAGAATCCCCGTGCGGTAGAGTTTTTTCGTGCGGTGCGCTTGGGGATTCTTATTCATCTCCTCGATATTATGAATCTCGTGGGGGTTTTCCGCTTTGGGGACTAGTTTATCGATCAGCGCAATCAGGAGCATACCGCCGAAAAACGCGCCTACGGTCACCCATGTGCCGGGTACCGCCCCGAGCGCGCCGACTAAAGTATCGCGGGATAACTTGAATATCTCCACGAATGAGACGTAGATCATTACGCCCGCGGAGAACCCCAACGATACCGAAAGAAAACGCGTATTGGTACGTTTCGCGAAAAACGCGAGCGCGCTCCCGATACCGGTCGACAAACCCGCGAACAGGGTGAGCCCGAACGCGATCAGCAGGTTTTCAGGGGGCATAGTTTCCTCCAAGGAATAGCTGGATATATTATAGCATGAAGAAATCAATAAGCAATAAAAAATAAAAACATAGTACTATACAGGGATATAAATACATATTCCGATAGAACGTATCCTTGCAATTTCGGCGCGGATGGTGTAAAATATTACATTAGTAAGTGTTAGAGGAAAGAGAATGACTAAAGAAGCTATGAAAGAAAAATTCTATACAGAAACCGAAGGCCTGACATTTGACGACGTACTGATTGTGCCGCAGGCGTCGGAGGTGATACCCGCGCAAGTCGAGACCGCCACCCAACTTACCCAAAAAATAAAACTGAATATCCCTCTGATCTCCGCGGCGATGGATACGGTTACCGATTCGCGTCTCGCGATCGCGATAGCCCAGCTCGGCGGAATAGGCGTCATTCACCGTAATTTTCCCGGGGAACGGCAGGTCGAGGAAGTACGCAAGGTCAAGCGTTTCGAAAATATCGTGATCACTACCCCGCATACACTGACGCCCGATAAAACCATCAACCAGGCTAAGGAGATTATGCTCAAGAACCATATCTCCGGTATCCCTGTGGTGAATGAGCAGAATAAACTGGTGGGGATAGTGACCCGCCGCGACCTCGGATTCTATGACGTATCCAAGCACGGAAAGGTACAGATAAAAGATGTGATGACGCCGCGGAAGAAGGTGGTGGTATCGGAGCCCGGTGTCGAATTGGGCAGAGCCGGCGAGATTATGCGCGAGAACCGGGTGGAAAAGCTCCCGTTGGTATCGCCCGACGACACCTTGCAGGGACTGATCACTCTGAAAGATATTACCACTATCGCCGAGTACCCTCACGCGTCGAAAGACGAACGCGGGCGCCTTCGTGTAGCCGCCGGGGTGGGCACGGGCCCTCAGGAGTTCGAACGGGTGGAGCGGCTGATCGAGGCGGATGTCGATATTGTAGTGGTGGATACCGCCCACGGGCATTCGAAGCGCGTACTGGACATGGTTCGCGTCATTAGGAAATCATACCCGGATATTCAGATAATCGCGGGAAATATAGCGACCGGCGAGGCCGCGGAAGCGTTAATAGCGGCGGGAGCCGACGCGGTCAAGGTGGGCATCGGCCCGGGATCGATCTGTACGACGCGGGTAGTCGCGGGGATCGGGGTACCTCAGGTGACGGCGATACTGGAAGTGGCCGCCGCCGCACGCAAGAAAGGGGTGGGGATTATCGCGGACGGGGGAGTGAAATTCTCCGGCGATATCGCCAAAGCCATTGTGGCGGGCGCGGATGCGGTAATGATAGGAAATCTGTTCGCGGGGACGACCGAAAGTCCCGGCGAGTATGTCATCTATAAAGGACGGCGGTATAAGACGTACCGCGGTATGGGATCGCTCGGCGCGATGGTCGAGGGGTCGAAGGCCCGGTACTTTCAGGACGATTACGAGCCTGAAAAACTGGTGCCGGAAGGAATCGAGGGAATGGTCCCGTATAAGGGCGACCTGAAGGACGTCATCTACCAGTTGATGGGAGGGGTGCGTTCGGCAATGGGATACACCGGGTCATTAAATATTCACGAATTTCAGACAAACACCAAATTTATAAAAATCACTAACGCTTCCCTACGGGAATCTCATCCGCACGATGTGAATATTACTAAGGAAGCGCCGAATTATACCATAGGTTCTACAGAATTATAGTATTCTAAGATAATAAAAATCGATTTTCGGGTTGACAAAATTTTGTTTTTCATTAAATTATATGGGTTGAAATAGGAACATGCTACAGTGTTTAAGGAGGGGATGGCATAATGCCTGAACTGATTCTTGGGTTATCTGATCTCGAACAGAAGATTAAAGAAGGTCAGGCCTTCCTTCTGATGGAACCTTTGTTTGACGATAAGCGTAACGTGTTAATGGGTACTGAGCGGATTCTGACTGTCAGGGATATGGATAAAATCCGTAATCGTATACCCAGCGCGATTAATAAGGCGTTGCGCGTCCGCACGACGATACCCCATTTTATCGCGGAAGACCTGCGTATCAAATGGTGCGCTTATCTGATCTCCCTCTTCGAGGGCGGCGAAGTATTTAAGAACCTCCCCAGGAATACCAAGGATTTCGTTACCAAATACCTGAAAGCCTCATTAACCGAGAACGACTATGTACTGTGGAAACTTTCGCAGCTGAAGGCGTTCTCGAAAAAAATATTCATGCATTCGGTGAATACCGCGTTTATCGCGGTGATCGGATACTACACCTATAATAATTTCAACCTCCAGGGTATGCTGGACGGTATTATGATCGACCGGATTATGACCGCGGGTTTCCTGCACGATGTAGGCTTTATGAAGTTCGACGTTCGTGCCGCCGAGAAAAAACGGGTGGAGATCCCCGATCCCGAGATGCAGCGTTACCTGCAGCACCCGATAATGAGCTTTAAGATCATCGAATCCGAAAAGGAAAAGCATGAACTGGATAAAATAGTATACGACATGATATTGAACCATGAAGAACATATCGACGGTTCCGGGGGACCGAGAGGGTTGGGCGCTGACGGTATGGAGTTCCCTATACGGCTGTTATCGCTCGCAAATTATTTTGAACTGCTGCTGACCGGGGATTGGTCGGTACGCCCCCGCACCTATCGCGAGCATATGGGTAAGCTGCGCACATCGAAAACAGTGTTTGATGAAAAAATAGTTGAAGCGCTCGACGTCAGCTTTAATCATCTTTCTCAAGACTAAGGCGGGGAAATCAATGGCAACACCCTCCGAAATCGAAAACGATATCCTGGTAGTTTTTCATGATAATGTAGAAGATTATCTTCGGATGAAGTCCGCGATCGAAATGCTGTACCAGACTTTTCCCGATTTTCCCGTGTTAAAATTCCTTTTCTTTAAAATAACCCGCCTGACTCTCAGCGAATCCGACGCGCGCAGGCTATTCGAAAATATCATCAATCATTGCTCGGTCATATCGTCGAAACTGGAAAAAAATATCAGTTTTTATGTGGGGATGATGGATTATATCATCGAACGGAACCGGATTATTCTCAACCCCGTTTTTATCGATATTTATGTCGCCGACCAGATCGAGGAAAAGAACTTCAAGGATCCTCTGACCAACGCCTATAACAGGAATTACCTCGACCGGGCGTTGAAGGCGGAGATCAACCGTTCCGATAGAAACCATTACAGCTTTACGCTGATGACCGTCGATATCAATAAATTTTCGATCATCAATAATAACTACGGCTATCATGTCGGGAACTATGTCCTGATAGAGGTGGTCGACCGGATACGAAGGACTATCCGCACCGAGGATACGATTATCCGCTATATGGACGACCGGTTTATCCTGCTTCTCCCGCGTACCGCGGCGGTAGGCGCGAAGGTGCTCGCGGAGAGAATCCTGTCCAGTTTTCTCACCGATATGATACAGGTGGAGAACCGCCTGATGAATATCGCGCTGACCATCGGTTTGATCGAATACCCGACGCATGGGATGACCGAGGAAGAACTGTTAAGCGCATTACATCAGATCAGGTATAAATCCAAAGAGACAGGCCCGAATACTATCGCCGTAGCCGAGGCTAGACAAAACGATCATCCGGCGGAGTGAAATGTCGGATCAATCCTTCCTGCGCGGGGATCTGGTAAAGATTTCAGTACGGTTTACCGGCGATAAAATCGATTATCTGCTTCGGAAATTTCCCCGTCAAACAAACTCCATCATTATAACGGGTTCGGATTACTGGAAAGGATTTTTTGAATACTCCCTGAAAAACTCGCGTATTGGTTCGAGTGTCCTGATTTTTGAAAAGGAAGAAACGAAAGAATCTATCGATAAAAGGTTGAAAAAGTTAGAAAAGCCTTATATTCTAATTACAGACTATTTTTGCCCTGAACTTTCCGGCGAATGGGAATATATGGTATATTTTAATTCTCCGCTTCGGATAAGCGGGCTGGTTTCCGATATTAGAAGGGTGGAGAACCGGAAAGGAATGTCGGTCGAAGTATTATGCGACTGGCGGGGGTACGAGGATTTTTACACCCTTACCGGAGAAGAGGACGATAGAGAGGATATCGACGCGATACACGAATGGCTTTCGCGTTCATGCTGCAGGATATCGATGATCGACGGTTCCGGCGGGGAATGCGGGGTGTGCGATTATTGCAGTTCGCGGGGGACGAAGGGGCTGACGGAGACGGAAATCTCCCTGCTCGCGCTTCTGAGAACCCGCGGGAAAGCGTTCACCCGCGACCGTCTGTTCGAGTTGGGGTATGGGACGCACCGTCACGATAGCCCATATCCGGGGTACGGCGCTCTCAGGGGGATACGGATGGACGACGCTCTCGCGGCGCTGTTTACGCTGAAGAATAGAGGTCTGGTAGAGTTTTCAGGCTGGGGTAAAACGATTTTTATAAGAGGGATATAATCGAACGAATGGGTATTGAATGAGGCTGAAAAGAAGAAGCGCTGTTTTTCTACTCGACGTATTTTATTTTCTCATACGTGTTGTCCTTCCGAAAAGTAAAATGGAAAAGATTTATACTTATATCTGCCGAATCTTCGAAGAAGAAGCGGTTGATTGTTATATGCGCGATATAAAAGATATCGGGTTTTTCGAGATTATGATACTTGGTTCCGACGAGACCAAGGAGATGTCCCGCGAGACCACCGAGACGATGGAAAAAATTAAGCGCACCGAGTTCATGGAACGGCTGGTGGGATATGTTCCGTCCACGCATATCCGAAGAAGCCAGGAAACCGAGGTGGTCTGGGGAAATATCGAGGCGAAGAAGAAACGGGTTGTCGAGGTGCTTACCGGGAAAGGGGAACTGATAAAATATCTCGGGCGGAGGATAGTCACCCGGAACGAGAAGCTCTATGAAAGAATTGAGCGGGTATATAGCAATCTGGAAATCGATCTAAATAAAATTCTCCCCGATTAGTAATTCTACTTGGATTTTTGAAATATTGTGTGTATATTATCTTGGGCAAGCGGGATGTGTGTTTAAGTATAAGGAGGCTATATGAAGCTGAGAGTATTGGCTATATTACTGCTTATTATTAGCGCTCTCACGATGTCGTCGTGTTTTAACGTATTTTCACTTTTGAACCCCGCGGAACCGGCTCAGGTGGATAGCGTACCGATGCTTCTTTCGATGGGAGACGGTTATCTATCGCAGGGCGAATACCAGAAGGCGTATGATTCTTATGCGCGCGTATTAGACCTGGAGCCGAATAACGCGCTCGGACTGGAAGGAATATGTACCGCCTATATCTACTGGAAAATCCCTCCGGTTCAGATTATCCGCGCGATCATCTCCAATGATTATTCCATCATCGATATGAATAAACTTTATGACGTCAGCTGGTTTGTGCATGATAAGCTGTACACAATCGTATCAAGCGCGGGAGACGGGACTATCCCGTATGACGACATCAATATCAACCTGAACTTTTTTATATTCAATACCGCGTATGCCGCGTTTACTCTCGGCGATACGGATATGGATAAAAATATTATTATGGATACCAACGATTACATGATATTCTACCCGGACTTTTCCATTTCGAATAACCTCCCGAATACTACGAACTTTATTGCCGCCATTAGAATGCTGAAAACCATTGCCGCGATTGTTCCGCAGTTTAATCTGCTGATCGCGCATTCCGAGTACAGTCTCGGGATTATTGAATCTTCGGTTTACTCGGACTCGGTGAAGGCAGAGATTTCAAATGTCCGCGCGTCTATCGACGGGATGAAGCAGACGGTGCTCTCGAATTTCGAGACTATCTCGAACCTGACCTCACTCGAACAGTTCGGTATCACGAATAACTTTGACCTGACTAATACATGGCTTTTCGAAGGGTTTACCCCGACCAATTATACGGAGTTTACCAACGCGATGGCGCAGGCCGGAATAACAAACCTTGCGGATATGCAGACGGAATTGTCCGCGCTTCTCCCCGATTTAACAAATTTCAATTTGATTCTGTCTAATTATTTCGGGCTTTAGCGGTCGGGAGGAAAATATGCTGAAAAAAATACTATTATTTATTTCGATAACCGTTGTGCTTGCCGGGACGGGATACGGGGTACAGAAGGAAGTGAAATTTACCCAGCCCATAGATGTGATTGCGACGGGCGGAGCGGGTATAGCCGATACGGCGCGTTTCGGGATTATTTTCATGAATCCCGCGGCTCTCGGAGTGAATCAGATTAAGGGATTCTCGGTATTGAAGGTCGGCCTTCGCGCGAACCTGAGCCTCTACGACCTCGCGATGCTGGGAATGCGTCTCAGCCAGGGCGAGACTTCGCTTGCGGCCTTGACCGACGCCGAATGGCAATCCATCCTGAATTTGAAAAGCACTATCGGGATAACAGGCCCGCTCATGCTGGGATATATCGGCAGCGGATTGGGACTTTTGCTCTATGACGATATTTTCACCTCGGTCACAGTCAAACAGGCGCCGGGATTGCCCTATGTGGAATTCGCGACCTACGCGGATATCGGGTTCACGGTCGGCTACGGTTTCGAACTGCCGATGCCTTTCTTTCTGGGTAAGTTTACCCGTGTCTACGGCGGCATCAATCTGAAATACCTCAATAGAATGAAATATGTCGACGACCGGATGAGTCTCGTCGAGGCGTTCGATATGGGAACCAGTATCGCCAATTTCCAGAAGGGCTTCCTGATGGGGCAGAATATCAGTTCG
Coding sequences:
- a CDS encoding SpoIIE family protein phosphatase, producing the protein MKKGLGLLIPILLASIFAISCAKNGDSPYQANLAQNWKFTILSNSDYFLYSANPALVISNQVDMKDVSEIPPVMGKDFAAVKTLPEKLPQNPVLILVHSFDKLTVFIGTNTRFETVSGLPGTILQETIPLSATDAGQTIILMGSHSGANTGDFPGKVYAVSAVASNRLDILAPELKSVKLDSKKWQYLIGDSPVDAQGVPVWTYSAQAGWSSKPPADKPESGYEWLSKTLPGGDYRNPALYFMTFFPSFEVYSGSNRIYSYGIPGSAGHKMTHHIVRLPPDYSGRPLFFRVAYDTRGELVILDLELCEYSVGVHKGEYALNNVVGKGAFYIVSFLGFLTLSIIFLMVYLIRIRHSEKIFLYISLFFFSFSLNDLSSSYFLPFFFGVLPYYNNQLMAVTYLLTSPFLAAFYRELFGMGIWKKLLLIVILVQSLIAVIYIPLSFLQVLTHDFWLADQLIRAVEIVFSIGAILYYIIHAPKNNKKIVLFISLFAMGFATILNLLMNISVIDANFILVDILLVVHFLLLGIVMILNIDETERDYILIQQEIDIARKIHASILPKLIPTIDGIKIESRYLPMSGMAGDFYDFHIDTEGRLGVLVADVSGHGIPAAQIASMIKISFASHLDEFQRPDRLLRGMNRSLYGKVENHFLTAGYIFLDTRAKKLHYSSAGHPELIVQQRNKGNILTLKPKGGIIGYFEDQAYQSKTVTVESGDRIVLYTDGITECADSQGEEFGEEHFFRFLKYSDKMRSAEFCDELIHTLTRWREKPAGFEDDVTLVMIDIL
- a CDS encoding FAD-dependent oxidoreductase, translated to MTYDVIIVGAGPAGIFTAWELSRLAPNKKILLLEKGRSITKRVCPKRETGVCAKCRPCNITTGFSGAGAFSDGKLILSTEIGGNLIDYVAEDALIGLIGYMDEIYLSYGADTKVYGGDHTDIIERIKRLAIQSNLKLVESRLRHIGTEKCYEIYTKIENELRSRNIEMKFENPVKSLIIEDKTVRGVVADREYYAGSVVLAVGRDGADWLDKLCDGYKIDTRVGVVDIGVRVEVRNELMREANEALYESKLVYYTRTFDDMARTFCQNPGGMVAAEYYDSSLALVNGHSYKSEEYKTANTNFAILVSNHFTEPFRDPIAYGKYIAHLANMLSGNKVIVQRFGDFQRGRRTTHARLLRNNIRPTLKDAVPGDLSLVFPYRIMLDIKEMIEALDNIFPGMASDETLLYGAEVKFYSNRLITDNSFESSVRGLYAAGDGAGITRGLMQAGINGVIIGRVLAGK
- the zupT gene encoding zinc transporter ZupT; the encoded protein is MPPENLLIAFGLTLFAGLSTGIGSALAFFAKRTNTRFLSVSLGFSAGVMIYVSFVEIFKLSRDTLVGALGAVPGTWVTVGAFFGGMLLIALIDKLVPKAENPHEIHNIEEMNKNPQAHRTKKLYRTGILAALAIAIHNFPEGLATFASALKDPKLGIAIAVAIAIHNIPEGISVSVPIYYATGNRKKAFLLSFLSGLAEPLGALIGYLLLRAVMNDVVFGVMFSAVGGIMVFISLDELLPAAHEYGEHHLAIYGLISGMAVMAVSLLLFL
- the guaB gene encoding IMP dehydrogenase, coding for MKEKFYTETEGLTFDDVLIVPQASEVIPAQVETATQLTQKIKLNIPLISAAMDTVTDSRLAIAIAQLGGIGVIHRNFPGERQVEEVRKVKRFENIVITTPHTLTPDKTINQAKEIMLKNHISGIPVVNEQNKLVGIVTRRDLGFYDVSKHGKVQIKDVMTPRKKVVVSEPGVELGRAGEIMRENRVEKLPLVSPDDTLQGLITLKDITTIAEYPHASKDERGRLRVAAGVGTGPQEFERVERLIEADVDIVVVDTAHGHSKRVLDMVRVIRKSYPDIQIIAGNIATGEAAEALIAAGADAVKVGIGPGSICTTRVVAGIGVPQVTAILEVAAAARKKGVGIIADGGVKFSGDIAKAIVAGADAVMIGNLFAGTTESPGEYVIYKGRRYKTYRGMGSLGAMVEGSKARYFQDDYEPEKLVPEGIEGMVPYKGDLKDVIYQLMGGVRSAMGYTGSLNIHEFQTNTKFIKITNASLRESHPHDVNITKEAPNYTIGSTEL
- a CDS encoding HD domain-containing protein; this translates as MPELILGLSDLEQKIKEGQAFLLMEPLFDDKRNVLMGTERILTVRDMDKIRNRIPSAINKALRVRTTIPHFIAEDLRIKWCAYLISLFEGGEVFKNLPRNTKDFVTKYLKASLTENDYVLWKLSQLKAFSKKIFMHSVNTAFIAVIGYYTYNNFNLQGMLDGIMIDRIMTAGFLHDVGFMKFDVRAAEKKRVEIPDPEMQRYLQHPIMSFKIIESEKEKHELDKIVYDMILNHEEHIDGSGGPRGLGADGMEFPIRLLSLANYFELLLTGDWSVRPRTYREHMGKLRTSKTVFDEKIVEALDVSFNHLSQD
- a CDS encoding GGDEF domain-containing protein produces the protein MATPSEIENDILVVFHDNVEDYLRMKSAIEMLYQTFPDFPVLKFLFFKITRLTLSESDARRLFENIINHCSVISSKLEKNISFYVGMMDYIIERNRIILNPVFIDIYVADQIEEKNFKDPLTNAYNRNYLDRALKAEINRSDRNHYSFTLMTVDINKFSIINNNYGYHVGNYVLIEVVDRIRRTIRTEDTIIRYMDDRFILLLPRTAAVGAKVLAERILSSFLTDMIQVENRLMNIALTIGLIEYPTHGMTEEELLSALHQIRYKSKETGPNTIAVAEARQNDHPAE